A region of the Pseudomonas sp. A34-9 genome:
GTCGAAGGTCATCTTGTCGATGCTGATCGGCTTGCGATCTTCGATTTTGCGATCGTCCTTGCGGTGGGTGTAGTCACCGATTGCCAGCAGCTTCAGCGGCAGTTCAATCTCTTCCTGAGCACCGCCGGTGGCGGGTTTGAAGGTGACGTTGATGCGTTCCTTGGGGGCTACCGAGCCTTCTTTGGCCATGGCTTTTCTCCTTGCGGTTGTGGCCCTGGGGCCTATTCGAGTACCACTTCGAGGTCGAGGTGGCACAGCCTGCGATAAATCTCTTCCTTGCGTTCACGTACGGCATGGTTCTGCGGCAACAACTCGCAGCAACTGTGCAGCAGGTGCAGCACTTCCAATGCAAGATCGGGCTCCCAGGCGTGCAGGCCTGAGTCCTGTAATGTCTGATCGAGGGTTTCCAGCTGGTTCTTGGCCAGTTCGTATTTCTTGGCCATGAAGCACAGGCGCGCGAGGGCGAACTGCCAGAAGAAGCGCTCGCGGCCACCGTGGGCCGATTGCAAACCTTGCTTGAGCGTCTGCACGGCAGGCTTCAAGCCTTCCTTGCGCAGCAGCGGCAGGACTTCTTCAAGGGCCTTTTCCCAGGCCGGCTGGGTTTCGACGTTTTCGCTTTCGACCTTGCGCGGCGCACTGGCGCTTTGCAGGTGCGGCATGACGTTGGCGGCGATCCACGCCCGGGTGGACGGATCGGCAAACGGCGCGCCGTCATGGAAACGCAACTCGACGATGCCGGGCAGCCGTTGAACCAAAAGCGCGAAGTGGATTTCCACTTCGCGCATTGCCAACTCGGCGTTGAGGTTCTGGAGACATTCCCAGACCATCCTCTGGCCATCGAACCAGAACGGCGCCTTCGCCAGGCTCGCCTCCAGTTCCACCAGCAGGTCGGCGTATTTGCCCTGATCGAAACGGTCCTGGTAGAGCTTGAGTTTTTCCAGTGGCAGGCCGCGCAACACGGTGATCTGCTCGGCGTTGCGCTCAGGCACCGCGTCGATGGTCATCCACAGCAGCGTGCGGTTCAGGCGCAGGGCGCGCAGGTCGGTGGCCTTCTGCTTGAGCCACCAGGCACACAACGGCCGGGCGCTTTCCTGTTGCGCGCGCAGGGCTTTGTGCGCATCTCGTTCGTTGTCGATCGGTGCGCCGGGGGTGAGCAACTGGCTCGCGGCCTGCTTGACCTGCGCCACCGCCGCACCGACCACACCAGGGGCCGGCTGATTGTCGGCGGCGCGCTGGATCATGGTTTTCAGGCGGCGAGAGATCGGCAGCAGCAGCGGCGAATCATCGCCCAGGTGCTCAGCGCATGCCGCTTCGAGACCGGACAGGTGCTCGGAGAGCTGCCGGAACATCGGCAACTGCTCTTTGATCGCAATGTTTTCGGTGATGACCTGCTCGAGACGCGGCACCAGCCAGCCGATAGCGGCGGCACGGGTGCGGGGTTTGAGCGGGTGAACGTCGGCCCAGTTGTTTTCCGACAGATGGTGCAGCAGACCGAGACCGGCCAGCAGGCCGGGGAAGGATTCGCGCTGGTACAGCGACCAGGTCAGCCAGGCGCCGACACGCAAATCCTTGGATTGGGTACGCAGCAGATTTTCGCTGTTTTCGCGAATTTTCAGCCAGTCGATCTGCCCGCTTTCGTGCATCGACGAAGCTTTGGCCAGCTCGCTTTCCAGCGCCTCGAATTCGCTCGAAAAACGAACGTCTTCGCCCGCGAAATTCTCTTTGGAAACAGAGACTTTTGCGAGTTCGAGGTAATGGGCGGAAAGTTTGCTTGAGTAGGACATCCATGGCCTTTATTAAGGATTACAGTCAGGCGCCTATTGGAGTAACCGTGGCGCGGGACAGTATCGAAGAGCGGTGCAGCGACTCATCCAATTGAGATGTGCTCTTTCAAGTGGGCGCATCGTAATCACTATGATGGCCACTAGCAAGCATCTGATTAAACAACAAGACGAAGTGTTCATTGAGATCTGTAGGAGATCGCCCTATATGTTGCAAGGGAATCCCTGATAGTCATTTATATTCGCCGCATTTCTCTCTCCCCTGTCAAAGCCCTGAGCTAGAGCGCTTCGACGCGGAGAGGCGACATCCTGCCGGACGCCCGTCCCATTCCAGGGCGGCAAGCATGACAACTCTTGAAAAAAATAGAAGTAGGACACTTCCGAAAATGCATCGGCCTCTTTCAATAATTCAGCGCGGACAATGACGAACAGAAAAAGTGCCATCAATTTGATGGCAAAGTATTTTTGTGAAACTTTCACAGCCCCGTAAACACTGCACATTCGTGCTAACCCAATAAATACCGAAGTAGTCTCCTACAGCCCTTTCCTTCAATTCATACAACGTTTTACAACCCGGAAGTCTCTGACAAATGACAGAGACACTTCTTACATCAATTTATTTCCTGCGTTGCTAGCTTGCCTTGGCTAATTCCTTTCGCGTGGCGATCAGGGACGATCGAACACCGCGCATCGACTCACTTTGCTTAAGGACAAGCGTATGTTCAGCACGGCCAGTTGTGCGCCTTTTACCCTGCAAATTCCCGGAGTTCGCCACGACTTCAAGGTGCTCGCATTTGATGGTGCTGAAGCCATCAGCTGCCTGTACGCGATCCGGGTCGAGCTGGTCAGCGAGCGAGCAGATATCGATCTGGAAGGTCTGCTCAGTCAGCCGGCATTTCTGCAATTCGGGTTCAAAAACGAAGGTATTCATGGGCGCATTGAAGATGTGCGGGTGGGTGAAAGCGGAAAACGCCTGACCCACTATGAGCTGACGCTGGTGCCCGCGTTGCATTATTTGCAGTTCAGTCATGACCAGCGGATTTTTCAGCAGCGCACGGTGCCGCAGATCATCGCGCAGGTGCTCAAAGGTCACGGTATTCAAGGTGATGCGTTCACCTTTCATGTCTCCCCGAACCCGCCTCGCGACTATTGCACTCAATACGCGGAAAGCGACTTTGAATTCGTCCAGCGCCTGTGCGCCGAAGACGGAATCGCCTGGCATCACCAGCATTCGGCGGACGGCCATTTGCTGGTGTTCACCGATGATCAGGTGTTTCTCCCAAAGTTGGCTGCGATGCCATATCTGCAGAAATCCGGCATGGTGGCCGAGCATCAGGTGATCAGCCGATTCTGTGTGCGCAACAGTACGCGCACCAGCACCGTCACCCGTCGTGACTACGACCTGAAACGCCCGAGCCAGTTGCTTGAAAGCCGCTTCACCGCCGGATTCACGCCAATGCTGGAGGACTATCGTTATCCGCTGTTGATCGAGAACGAAAGGCGCGGCAAGCAAATTTCCCGACAGGCACTGGAGCGCCACCGTAGCGATTACGAACGGGGCGACGGTGCAAGCGATCAGACGAATCTGCGTTGCGGTCACTTGTTTGAGCTAACCGGGCACCCGCGTAAAAAGTGCAACGACCAGTGGCTTCTACTCAGCGTTGCCCATCAAGGCCGACAACCACAAGTGCTTGAGGAGTTCGGCACCAGCGACGCCAAAACCGCCGACGGCTTCACCCAGGGTTACCGAAATAGCTTTAGCGTGATTCCCGCCGAGGTGGTCTTCCGGCCTCCGCTACCGGTGCCACGCCGTCCATTGGTGACTCAGACCGCACGGGTTACCGGCCCCGAAAACGAAGAGATTTACTGCGATGAATTCGGTCGCGTGAAGATCGAACTTCCTTGGGATCGCAAAGAACTCAACAGTCAGCGCAGCAGTTGCTGGGTACGTGTGGCAAGCAGTTGGGCCGGTGATCATTTTGGAGCCGTGACAATTCCGCGGGTCGGCATGGAAGTCGTGGTGTCCTTTTTGGAGGGCGACCCGGACAAACCGCTGATCACCGGTTGTGTGGCCAACAGGGTTACCGCGCCGCCCTACTCTTTACCCGACCACAAGACCAGAACCGTCTTGCGCAGCGAAAGCTCGCCACGCAATGGCGGCTACAACGAACTGTCGATCGAGGATCGTGCCGGACAGGAGCTGATTTACCTGCGCGCGCAACGCGACATGGCGCAGAAAATCGGCAACAGCCTTCAACTGGAAGTGGGCAACGAACGCCGCGAAACCATCAATGGCAGCAGTTACACCCAGGCTGGAAAGTCTCTCGACATCGAGGCCGGCCAGCAAGTGCATCTCAAGGCCGGCGCCAGTGTGGTGCTGGATGCCGGCGCCAGCATCACGCTGAAAGCCGGCGGCCATCATCTCGTGATCGACGCGGGCGGCATTTTCAGCAGCACGGAAATCGAAACGGGACGCAAGCCACACGACAGTGAAGTCCCCCATCTGCTGCCGCCTGGACTGGATGGCGCATTACCCGTTGCGCCAGCGGTGCACGCACGTGCAGACGACGAACTCGAAGAAGAGGAGGAAGAAGTCGAGCTGGAGGATGAGACGCCGGGGGGAATAACTTTGCGTATCGGCGTGTTTTTCGATGGGACAGGGAACAATAAGGCCAACAGCGAAACAGTCGCCGCTTGCTACGCGCCGGATGCCAATCTCGCGGAGGCGGCCGAAGAGATACAGAAACACTGCGCTGCTTACGGTTACGACGGGGATGGAAACTCGCCGGATAACAGTTATGGGAATGATGTGAGCAATATTGTGCGATTGTATGAGTTGTATACCGACCATACGTACGAAGCTTTACCGGATACCACTAAAAACGCATCGATAGCGGTTTACATCGAAGGCATTGGTACCAAAAGCAATGGCACCGACTCTCTCTATTCACAAGCAACAGGTCGAGGCGAGACAGGAGTAGTAGCACGCGTCGAACAATGCCCAGCGGTTATCAAGGAGCAGATAAGCCTGCTTGTGGAACGAAATCCGCAGTTAGTAATTCAACAGATCGAATTCGATATTTTTGGTTTCAGTCGAGGAGCTGCAGCGGCAAGGCACTTTGCCAATGAGGTGTTCAAAGGTAGTGGGGGGCTTCTTGCCAAATCGTTTCCAAATGGCATCGAAGGTTTGGTAAACGGCTTTAGCTGGCGTCCGAAAATCGACACGCAGATCAACTTCATCGGGCTGTTCGACACCGTCGCAGCAATCGCCAACCCATGGCTGCTGGATTTTACCGGCGCTAACAGTAGGAACCCCGGGATCGAATTAAGGCTGCCGGAAGGTTGCGCCAACAAGGTGGTGCATCTAGTGGCGCGTGATGAATACCGTGAGAATTTCGCGCTTAACAGCTTGGGCGAAATTGATCTGTTATTGCCCGGCTCACACTCCGATCTCGGCGGTGGATACTTACCCAGAGCCAAGGAAAAACTTCTGCTGAGCGACCCAATCACCAGCACCATCAGTCAAGGCAAAGAAGCGACCCGTAGTGGGGCCTATATCGCAGCTGAGAAGGAAGCGTTTTCATGGTATGCAAAGGGTGTTATCGATGATGACGGTTCGGGTAACCAGTTACAGGTGACTGTGTGGGAAAGACCTGTTGCGCAAACAACAGAAAGGGGAAGAACCAGCCCGGATCCCCAGAAGCAGGTTTACGCGGCAGCCCGCATTGAGCGTCCCGTTCATGGTGAGCTGTCG
Encoded here:
- the tssA gene encoding type VI secretion system protein TssA translates to MSYSSKLSAHYLELAKVSVSKENFAGEDVRFSSEFEALESELAKASSMHESGQIDWLKIRENSENLLRTQSKDLRVGAWLTWSLYQRESFPGLLAGLGLLHHLSENNWADVHPLKPRTRAAAIGWLVPRLEQVITENIAIKEQLPMFRQLSEHLSGLEAACAEHLGDDSPLLLPISRRLKTMIQRAADNQPAPGVVGAAVAQVKQAASQLLTPGAPIDNERDAHKALRAQQESARPLCAWWLKQKATDLRALRLNRTLLWMTIDAVPERNAEQITVLRGLPLEKLKLYQDRFDQGKYADLLVELEASLAKAPFWFDGQRMVWECLQNLNAELAMREVEIHFALLVQRLPGIVELRFHDGAPFADPSTRAWIAANVMPHLQSASAPRKVESENVETQPAWEKALEEVLPLLRKEGLKPAVQTLKQGLQSAHGGRERFFWQFALARLCFMAKKYELAKNQLETLDQTLQDSGLHAWEPDLALEVLHLLHSCCELLPQNHAVRERKEEIYRRLCHLDLEVVLE
- the tssI gene encoding type VI secretion system tip protein TssI/VgrG; amino-acid sequence: MFSTASCAPFTLQIPGVRHDFKVLAFDGAEAISCLYAIRVELVSERADIDLEGLLSQPAFLQFGFKNEGIHGRIEDVRVGESGKRLTHYELTLVPALHYLQFSHDQRIFQQRTVPQIIAQVLKGHGIQGDAFTFHVSPNPPRDYCTQYAESDFEFVQRLCAEDGIAWHHQHSADGHLLVFTDDQVFLPKLAAMPYLQKSGMVAEHQVISRFCVRNSTRTSTVTRRDYDLKRPSQLLESRFTAGFTPMLEDYRYPLLIENERRGKQISRQALERHRSDYERGDGASDQTNLRCGHLFELTGHPRKKCNDQWLLLSVAHQGRQPQVLEEFGTSDAKTADGFTQGYRNSFSVIPAEVVFRPPLPVPRRPLVTQTARVTGPENEEIYCDEFGRVKIELPWDRKELNSQRSSCWVRVASSWAGDHFGAVTIPRVGMEVVVSFLEGDPDKPLITGCVANRVTAPPYSLPDHKTRTVLRSESSPRNGGYNELSIEDRAGQELIYLRAQRDMAQKIGNSLQLEVGNERRETINGSSYTQAGKSLDIEAGQQVHLKAGASVVLDAGASITLKAGGHHLVIDAGGIFSSTEIETGRKPHDSEVPHLLPPGLDGALPVAPAVHARADDELEEEEEEVELEDETPGGITLRIGVFFDGTGNNKANSETVAACYAPDANLAEAAEEIQKHCAAYGYDGDGNSPDNSYGNDVSNIVRLYELYTDHTYEALPDTTKNASIAVYIEGIGTKSNGTDSLYSQATGRGETGVVARVEQCPAVIKEQISLLVERNPQLVIQQIEFDIFGFSRGAAAARHFANEVFKGSGGLLAKSFPNGIEGLVNGFSWRPKIDTQINFIGLFDTVAAIANPWLLDFTGANSRNPGIELRLPEGCANKVVHLVARDEYRENFALNSLGEIDLLLPGSHSDLGGGYLPRAKEKLLLSDPITSTISQGKEATRSGAYIAAEKEAFSWYAKGVIDDDGSGNQLQVTVWERPVAQTTERGRTSPDPQKQVYAAARIERPVHGELSLVYLRIMRELALRNGVPLKVIPETSALNLPEELVLIHKKLQAYALGESSVEGLTIEERALLRSRYIHLSAHWNAAKNLNSSDMSIVFINRPAKKNQRVVHLNE